The Planctomycetaceae bacterium genomic interval GCTGACGGGTTTCACACAGACCGGCGGGTACAAGCCCCAACCGCTTCCGGGCAACTACGTCCTGGGGTCGGCCGATGAGTTCCGCAACGGCGGCGTCTGGGTCAACGCCGTCGCCAACGGATTTACCAGCGGCGACCTGACCACCTTCTCGATCGTCTTCAATGCCGAGGGCAACCTCATTAAACGCACCGACACGGGCGAGCCCATCCGGTTCGACGGCGAGGACCTGCTTTTCAAGGCCGGCAACCAGTTGTGGTCGATGCCCCCTGATGAAGAAGGCGTCTCGGCCGTCACCGTGTTCGATTATGTTCAGGCCCAGTTGCTCACCAGCGACGCGGCCAAGTTCACGGCCTTCATGAACGAATCGGCCCAGTACCTTCCGATCCACATGTACACGGGCCTGATGTACCCGAGGAAATAGCCATGAGCCACACACGCACGACACCTTCGGTGGCACAGGCTTTCCAGCCTGTGGTCTCGGACACGGCCTGGAAAGGCCGTGCCACGGGTTTCACCTTGACCGAACTGCTCATTGCCGTGGGCATCCTGGGAGTCGGGATGACGATCATGGCGGTCATCTTCGCCGCCGGAATCACCGACGTCCAGGTCGCCGTCTCCACCTCCGGTTCGCAGATGATCGCCTCGCAGGGAAAGTCCGCCGCCGAACGCAAGATCAAGGCCGCCAACATCACCACCAACTCGCTGGTGGTGCTGGCCTCGCCGGCGGTGGTCAACCTGATATCGGCTGACGACCAGAAGTCGCCCCAGGGCGACCCTGCCGCCATCAAGGGGTTCATCCTGCTGGGACGCAAGATTCCCAACACCGCCTCGCAACAACTGGTCTCGGTGGCTTATCGACGCTCCAGCACGGGCGTGACAGCCGTGGCCGGCAGCATCACCGCGCTGTGCAGCGGCACGAACCTGACGGTCGCCCTGGCGGCAGACCGCGACAAGCTGCGGGTGGGCACGCCGATCATCGCCGCCGAGACCGGCGACTGGGCGCGCCTGATCCGGATCGACTCGTCCACCACGCCCCCGACCTACACGACTGACCGACCCATCGGCGGCTTGAGCAGCAGCGCTAAGCTCGCCTGGGTGGTCTATGAGACCGGCTCGACCGTGGGCGACCCCAGCCCGGCGGAGAACATGGCTGTTCTGGTGACCAACACGAGCCTTCCCTGACAGGAATA includes:
- a CDS encoding prepilin-type N-terminal cleavage/methylation domain-containing protein; this translates as MSHTRTTPSVAQAFQPVVSDTAWKGRATGFTLTELLIAVGILGVGMTIMAVIFAAGITDVQVAVSTSGSQMIASQGKSAAERKIKAANITTNSLVVLASPAVVNLISADDQKSPQGDPAAIKGFILLGRKIPNTASQQLVSVAYRRSSTGVTAVAGSITALCSGTNLTVALAADRDKLRVGTPIIAAETGDWARLIRIDSSTTPPTYTTDRPIGGLSSSAKLAWVVYETGSTVGDPSPAENMAVLVTNTSLP
- a CDS encoding prepilin-type N-terminal cleavage/methylation domain-containing protein; the encoded protein is MHSNAINTIVSHRRPGRAFTLAELMVVMAIIVLVSAVVLPGINKIFTAGADMMALNLLTGQIDAARTTAMDKYKAVGVHCQMADTSLAANANLANRQFMTVVEHSLTGFTQTGGYKPQPLPGNYVLGSADEFRNGGVWVNAVANGFTSGDLTTFSIVFNAEGNLIKRTDTGEPIRFDGEDLLFKAGNQLWSMPPDEEGVSAVTVFDYVQAQLLTSDAAKFTAFMNESAQYLPIHMYTGLMYPRK